One Kineococcus radiotolerans SRS30216 = ATCC BAA-149 DNA window includes the following coding sequences:
- a CDS encoding serine O-acetyltransferase, with protein sequence MSRPRPAGPLSALRRDLEHMVGPEGRSTAQWLPEVAARVALVPRVRAVVLLRLAQQVAPRAVPLAHALQARALRGSGAEISPFATIGEGLCVMHSAGIVVGPDVVVGRGLRIYQNVTLGDGSRPGQPRIGDDVTIGAGACVLGGVTVGDRAVIGANAVVTRDVPADSVATGAPATSRPRRPGSDPRLDELAARAAAGTATAPAV encoded by the coding sequence ATGAGCAGACCCCGCCCCGCCGGCCCGCTGTCCGCGCTGCGCCGCGACCTGGAGCACATGGTCGGCCCCGAGGGCCGCTCGACCGCGCAGTGGCTGCCCGAGGTCGCCGCCCGCGTCGCGCTGGTGCCGCGGGTGCGCGCCGTGGTGCTGCTGCGGCTGGCCCAGCAGGTCGCGCCGCGGGCGGTCCCGCTGGCCCACGCGCTGCAGGCCCGGGCCCTGCGCGGGTCGGGGGCGGAGATCAGCCCCTTCGCCACGATCGGCGAGGGGCTGTGCGTCATGCACTCCGCCGGGATCGTCGTGGGACCCGACGTCGTCGTCGGCCGCGGCCTGCGCATCTACCAGAACGTCACCCTCGGCGACGGGTCCCGGCCGGGTCAGCCCCGCATCGGCGACGACGTCACCATCGGCGCCGGCGCGTGCGTGCTGGGCGGGGTGACCGTCGGGGACCGCGCCGTCATCGGCGCCAACGCGGTGGTCACCCGCGACGTCCCGGCGGACTCGGTGGCCACCGGGGCGCCGGCGACGTCGCGACCGCGCCGGCCCGGGTCGGACCCGCGCCTGGACGAGCTGGCGGCGCGGGCCGCCGCCGGGACCGCGACCGCCCCCGCGGTCTGA
- a CDS encoding SulP family inorganic anion transporter, with the protein MPRTVPSPRAALSRPPWLTSARVLRTEVLAGLVVALALVPEAISFSIVAGVDPRVGLISSFVMGVTSSFVGGRPAMISAATGAVALVVAPLSHSHGVGHLVAAILLAGVLQIVLGLLGVARLMRFVPRSVTTGFVNALAISIFIAQLPSLRDAGVAGYGVLAAGLVLLVLVPRFVRSVPAPLITVVVLTVATVLLHVDVRTVGDDGALPRTLPTLGLPDVPLSLDTLRTIAPFAVGVALVGLMESLMTAQLVDELTDTRSSKTRECIGQGTSQIVTGLFGGMGGCAVIGQTMINVKVSGARTRLSTFLAGAFLLVLVVGFGDVVARIPMAALVAVMFLVCYGAFDWHSVKPSTLRAMPRSETSVMTLTVVIVLLTHNLAYGVLGGTLLACVLFARRVAHLVEVRAGTDADGRRRYTVHGQVFFASSGDLVTQFDYAGDPADVTIDFSDAHVWDASSIAALDAVGRKYADHGKHVEVVGMNPATAALHDRLAGRVSAE; encoded by the coding sequence GTGCCCCGAACCGTCCCGTCGCCCCGTGCTGCCCTGAGCCGCCCGCCGTGGCTGACCTCGGCGCGCGTGCTGCGCACCGAGGTCCTCGCCGGTCTCGTCGTCGCGCTGGCCCTGGTCCCCGAGGCCATCTCGTTCTCCATCGTGGCCGGGGTCGACCCCCGCGTCGGGCTGATCTCGTCGTTCGTCATGGGTGTGACCAGCTCGTTCGTGGGCGGGCGGCCGGCGATGATCTCCGCCGCCACCGGCGCCGTCGCCCTCGTGGTGGCCCCGCTCTCGCACAGCCACGGCGTCGGTCACCTCGTCGCGGCGATCCTGCTGGCCGGGGTCCTGCAGATCGTCCTCGGCCTGCTCGGGGTCGCGCGGTTGATGCGGTTCGTCCCGCGCAGCGTCACCACCGGTTTCGTCAACGCGCTGGCCATCTCCATCTTCATCGCCCAGCTGCCCAGCCTGCGCGACGCCGGGGTCGCCGGCTACGGGGTCCTCGCCGCGGGCCTGGTCCTGCTCGTCCTGGTGCCCCGGTTCGTGCGCTCGGTGCCCGCGCCGCTGATCACCGTGGTCGTCCTCACCGTCGCGACGGTCCTGCTGCACGTGGACGTGCGCACCGTCGGCGACGACGGCGCCCTGCCGCGCACGCTGCCCACGCTCGGCCTGCCCGACGTCCCGCTGTCGCTGGACACCCTGCGCACCATCGCCCCCTTCGCCGTCGGCGTCGCGCTCGTGGGGCTGATGGAGTCGCTGATGACCGCCCAGCTCGTCGACGAGCTCACCGACACCCGTTCCTCCAAGACCCGCGAGTGCATCGGCCAGGGCACCTCGCAGATCGTCACGGGACTGTTCGGCGGGATGGGCGGCTGCGCCGTCATCGGGCAGACCATGATCAACGTCAAGGTCTCCGGAGCGCGGACCCGGCTGTCCACGTTCCTCGCCGGCGCGTTCCTGCTCGTCCTCGTCGTGGGGTTCGGCGACGTCGTGGCGCGCATCCCGATGGCCGCGCTCGTGGCCGTGATGTTCCTCGTCTGCTACGGCGCCTTCGACTGGCACAGCGTCAAGCCGTCGACGCTGCGGGCCATGCCGCGCAGCGAGACCTCGGTGATGACCCTCACCGTCGTCATCGTGCTGCTGACCCACAACCTCGCCTACGGCGTGCTCGGGGGGACGCTGCTGGCCTGCGTGCTCTTCGCCCGCCGCGTCGCGCACCTCGTCGAGGTGCGCGCGGGCACCGACGCCGACGGCCGGCGCCGCTACACCGTGCACGGCCAGGTGTTCTTCGCCTCCTCCGGGGACCTGGTGACGCAGTTCGACTACGCCGGGGACCCCGCCGACGTGACGATCGACTTCAGCGACGCGCACGTGTGGGACGCCAGCTCCATCGCCGCCCTCGACGCCGTGGGCCGCAAGTACGCCGACCACGGCAAGCACGTCGAGGTCGTCGGGATGAACCCCGCGACGGCCGCGCTGCACGACCGGCTGGCCGGGCGGGTCAGCGCCGAGTAG
- a CDS encoding lipopolysaccharide biosynthesis protein: MTTSSHVRNGSGAWGAISRQRWKILAVAVLMAVLGYVLPSQLLTPSYATTSTITLSKDRPYDPTTSNASSLGDPTKWATLQAAVAGSETVLAVAESTLPVDLRPTFRDGLEIVAVDESNQITVTAAAEDPQDAATIADAVATAYQTVNTQKVQQATTAALAAVGSDTDQQQTVNLNASAYGNGISVLDAAPVPTVASPPYAWQIAVLAGLVGLLAASGAVAWRAHLNQRVDSPPLEDVAELGRWTSAPRGRGIGDQNSVESRNAGIVLVGLQHLGHLRTPRLEVSSVLVTAATGNAGALATGLAAAAARSGRRVVLVDADEDGSRLAAFGAPVAGAEQRILPERRWSEEIHPWVIGGGAVVGVLPLEARSLQPHVVGAGVRHLVEAGYLVIFVGGSVVNSPVAFAVAGEVDAVLVQIEAEPRAEVVSRTLAQLSIAAPSVVAQVVVGDTSNGTPASGERGEPLRQRPVAQPPAQTPEVSGHRG, from the coding sequence GTGACAACGAGCTCGCACGTCCGGAACGGTTCTGGTGCGTGGGGCGCCATCAGCCGTCAGCGGTGGAAGATCCTGGCGGTCGCCGTCCTCATGGCGGTCCTGGGCTACGTCCTGCCCTCGCAGCTGCTGACCCCGTCCTACGCGACGACGTCGACCATCACGCTGTCCAAGGACCGCCCCTACGACCCGACGACGTCGAACGCCTCCTCGCTGGGTGACCCCACGAAGTGGGCGACCCTGCAGGCCGCGGTCGCCGGTTCGGAGACCGTCCTGGCCGTCGCGGAGTCCACCCTGCCGGTGGACCTGCGTCCCACGTTCCGCGACGGCCTCGAGATCGTGGCCGTCGACGAGTCGAACCAGATCACCGTCACCGCCGCCGCCGAGGACCCGCAGGACGCGGCCACCATCGCCGACGCCGTCGCCACCGCCTACCAGACGGTGAACACGCAGAAGGTGCAGCAGGCCACCACCGCGGCGCTGGCCGCCGTGGGGTCCGACACCGACCAGCAGCAGACCGTCAACCTCAACGCCAGCGCCTACGGCAACGGCATCTCGGTGCTCGACGCCGCCCCGGTGCCCACCGTCGCGTCCCCGCCCTACGCGTGGCAGATCGCCGTGCTCGCCGGCCTGGTCGGCCTGCTCGCCGCCTCCGGGGCCGTGGCCTGGCGGGCCCACCTGAACCAGCGGGTGGACTCCCCGCCCCTGGAGGACGTCGCCGAGCTCGGCCGGTGGACCTCCGCCCCGCGCGGGCGCGGCATCGGGGACCAGAACTCCGTGGAGTCGCGCAACGCCGGCATCGTCCTCGTCGGCCTCCAGCACCTGGGCCACCTGCGCACCCCGCGGCTGGAGGTCTCCAGCGTGCTGGTGACCGCCGCCACCGGGAACGCGGGGGCGCTCGCGACGGGCCTGGCCGCCGCCGCGGCCCGCTCCGGCCGCCGGGTCGTCCTGGTCGACGCCGACGAGGACGGCAGCCGCCTCGCCGCCTTCGGGGCGCCCGTGGCCGGCGCGGAGCAGCGCATCCTGCCCGAGCGCCGCTGGAGCGAGGAGATCCACCCCTGGGTCATCGGGGGCGGGGCCGTCGTCGGCGTCCTGCCGCTGGAGGCGCGCTCGCTGCAGCCGCACGTCGTGGGCGCCGGCGTCCGCCACCTCGTCGAGGCCGGCTACCTGGTGATCTTCGTCGGCGGGTCCGTCGTGAACTCCCCGGTGGCGTTCGCCGTCGCCGGTGAGGTCGACGCGGTGCTCGTCCAGATCGAGGCCGAGCCGCGCGCGGAGGTCGTCAGCCGGACCCTGGCCCAGCTCTCGATCGCGGCCCCCTCCGTCGTCGCGCAGGTCGTCGTGGGCGACACCAGCAACGGCACCCCCGCCTCCGGGGAGCGCGGCGAGCCGCTGCGCCAGCGCCCCGTCGCCCAGCCGCCCGCCCAGACCCCCGAGGTCTCCGGCCACCGCGGCTGA
- a CDS encoding glycosyl hydrolase — translation MDTTHRESPATGGSPAPREHGRRKVIGAGLGVLAAAAAGGGVYWATRGGDAPGPSTPAPPWTPPAHVPASELDTKWVGVQTHDVAVAESFGAWLGRPLDVVVVFNSDANWAALSGPWFAMAPPAGQDWGQWVRDDPDTRTLVVSTGLVPAGPPEDWRARGAAGEYDAHWTTFAENLVSKGLGSSIVRLGWELNGDWYETHYIGSTEAQREAWKAYFRRIVQIITAVEGADFEIDFNIAEGQQDSVTIDEMYPGDDWVDIIGVDVYDSYISPIDPTARWEEKDAKVNSLSAVIAFAAERDKPISIPEWAMVAAGDTQGGGDSPEFVNQIADAVVGAEVRYQAYFNVPEGGVGMTLADAPRGRAAFLSRFGASGDAGPVAG, via the coding sequence GTGGACACGACGCACCGGGAGAGCCCCGCGACCGGGGGTTCTCCGGCGCCGCGCGAGCACGGGCGCCGCAAGGTCATCGGAGCCGGCCTCGGGGTCCTGGCGGCCGCCGCCGCCGGGGGCGGGGTGTACTGGGCCACCCGGGGGGGCGACGCGCCGGGCCCGAGCACGCCCGCCCCGCCGTGGACGCCGCCGGCCCACGTCCCGGCCTCGGAGCTGGACACCAAGTGGGTCGGGGTCCAGACCCACGACGTGGCCGTCGCCGAGTCGTTCGGCGCCTGGCTGGGACGCCCCCTCGACGTCGTCGTCGTCTTCAACTCCGACGCGAACTGGGCCGCGCTGTCCGGACCCTGGTTCGCCATGGCCCCGCCCGCGGGCCAGGACTGGGGGCAGTGGGTCCGCGACGACCCCGACACCCGGACGCTGGTCGTCTCCACCGGGCTCGTCCCCGCCGGTCCCCCCGAGGACTGGCGCGCGCGCGGCGCGGCGGGGGAGTACGACGCGCACTGGACGACGTTCGCCGAGAACCTCGTGAGCAAGGGCCTGGGTTCCTCCATCGTCCGGCTGGGCTGGGAGCTCAACGGCGACTGGTACGAGACCCACTACATCGGCAGCACCGAGGCGCAGCGCGAGGCGTGGAAGGCGTACTTCCGCCGCATCGTCCAGATCATCACCGCCGTCGAGGGCGCGGACTTCGAGATCGACTTCAACATCGCCGAGGGCCAGCAGGACTCCGTCACCATCGACGAGATGTACCCCGGCGACGACTGGGTCGACATCATCGGCGTCGACGTCTACGACTCCTACATCTCCCCGATCGACCCCACCGCGCGCTGGGAGGAGAAGGACGCCAAGGTCAACAGCCTCTCCGCCGTCATCGCCTTCGCCGCCGAGCGCGACAAGCCGATCAGCATCCCGGAGTGGGCGATGGTCGCCGCGGGCGACACCCAGGGCGGTGGGGACAGCCCGGAGTTCGTGAACCAGATCGCCGACGCGGTGGTCGGGGCCGAGGTGCGGTACCAGGCGTACTTCAACGTCCCCGAGGGCGGGGTCGGCATGACGCTGGCCGACGCCCCCCGCGGGCGGGCCGCGTTCCTCTCGCGCTTCGGCGCATCGGGTGACGCCGGGCCGGTGGCGGGGTGA
- a CDS encoding glycosyltransferase, with product MGALTVMSFAGHVMYPLYLLASERLAPRSPYRPRPGEADWTWDDVDVLIPAFGEASILAETVPQLLGEGVPLDRITVVVDEDEKTRAVAEELGCRVDWSPTRAGKAAAVNRGVGNSSADIVVLLDANAFVPGEGLRALIDRVATDLHLASGVRKESGAQDEGLYWRYENWIKQTEAGRGGSLALVGEAVALRRESFRPIPGSVLNDDLFLAFDFARRGLDVGVVPECVAVEDSAPRGDQLERRVRIMSGQLRLFWGFRRSFVSGDDKFLHFAMHKGWRSTLGPAAQLTLTAACLARPRSRFSQAFLLAEAVSVAAYLKGDKLQGRAAAPLRVLGQAVGMPPVVFALAIPRALGRSRSGAWKKRTR from the coding sequence GTGGGGGCACTCACCGTCATGTCCTTCGCGGGGCACGTCATGTACCCGCTCTACCTGCTGGCCAGCGAACGCCTCGCGCCGCGCAGTCCCTACCGGCCGCGGCCGGGGGAGGCCGACTGGACGTGGGACGACGTCGACGTCCTCATCCCGGCCTTCGGCGAGGCGAGCATCCTCGCCGAGACCGTGCCGCAGCTGCTGGGCGAGGGCGTCCCGCTGGACCGCATCACCGTCGTCGTCGACGAGGACGAGAAGACCCGCGCCGTGGCCGAGGAGCTCGGCTGCCGCGTCGACTGGTCCCCCACCCGGGCGGGCAAGGCCGCCGCGGTCAACCGCGGGGTGGGCAACTCCTCGGCGGACATCGTCGTGCTGCTCGACGCCAACGCCTTCGTGCCGGGCGAGGGCCTGCGCGCCCTCATCGACCGGGTCGCCACCGACCTGCACCTGGCGTCGGGGGTCCGCAAGGAGTCCGGCGCCCAGGACGAGGGCCTGTACTGGCGCTACGAGAACTGGATCAAGCAGACCGAGGCCGGGCGCGGCGGGTCGCTCGCGCTCGTCGGCGAGGCCGTCGCCCTGCGCCGGGAGTCCTTCCGGCCCATCCCGGGCTCGGTCCTCAACGACGACCTCTTCCTGGCCTTCGACTTCGCCCGCCGGGGCCTGGACGTCGGCGTCGTGCCCGAGTGCGTCGCCGTCGAGGACTCCGCCCCGCGCGGTGACCAGCTCGAGCGCCGCGTCCGCATCATGAGCGGGCAGCTGCGGCTGTTCTGGGGCTTCCGCCGGTCCTTCGTGTCCGGGGACGACAAGTTCCTGCACTTCGCGATGCACAAGGGCTGGCGCTCCACGCTCGGGCCCGCCGCCCAGCTCACCCTGACCGCGGCCTGCCTGGCCCGGCCCCGCAGCCGCTTCAGCCAGGCGTTCCTGCTCGCCGAGGCCGTCTCGGTCGCCGCCTACCTCAAGGGCGACAAGCTCCAGGGCCGCGCGGCCGCGCCCCTGCGGGTCCTCGGCCAGGCCGTCGGCATGCCGCCGGTCGTCTTCGCCCTGGCCATCCCGCGGGCGCTGGGCCGTTCCCGCAGCGGGGCGTGGAAGAAGCGCACCAGGTGA
- a CDS encoding methyltransferase domain-containing protein, whose protein sequence is MSRFENVTTLAGAVEGAVVLDLACGSGRTTRALLERGPRLVHAVDVGSTLDDDLLLDPRVRAHITGLEDLPLATGSVDAAVSLNAVEHLADVGAHLAEVHRVLRPGGTAVLAHSDWDTALFTSDDDALTRELLDRFVAHVPGGGTRGDGFAGRKLLRHAARSPFAVESVHSWADPHRRFDEDSVAWKVATGILAATGDDPALTARAAGWVEGLRAAARAGHFLFTVTDVAVVLRKHE, encoded by the coding sequence GTGTCTCGCTTCGAGAACGTCACGACGCTGGCCGGAGCCGTCGAGGGGGCCGTGGTGCTCGACCTCGCCTGCGGCAGCGGCCGCACGACCCGCGCCCTGCTGGAGCGCGGGCCCCGCCTGGTGCACGCCGTCGACGTCGGCTCCACCCTCGACGACGACCTGCTGCTCGACCCCCGGGTCCGCGCCCACATCACCGGCCTGGAGGACCTCCCCCTGGCCACGGGCAGCGTCGACGCGGCCGTCTCCCTCAACGCCGTCGAGCACCTGGCCGACGTGGGCGCGCACCTGGCCGAGGTCCACCGCGTGCTGCGCCCGGGCGGGACCGCCGTCCTGGCCCACTCCGACTGGGACACCGCCCTGTTCACCAGCGACGACGACGCCCTCACCCGCGAGCTGCTCGACCGCTTCGTGGCCCACGTCCCCGGCGGCGGGACCCGCGGCGACGGGTTCGCCGGCCGCAAGCTGCTGCGCCACGCCGCGCGCAGCCCCTTCGCGGTGGAGTCGGTGCACTCCTGGGCCGACCCGCACCGCCGCTTCGACGAGGACTCCGTCGCCTGGAAGGTCGCGACCGGGATCCTCGCCGCGACCGGGGACGACCCCGCCCTGACCGCGCGGGCCGCGGGCTGGGTCGAGGGCCTGCGCGCGGCCGCGCGGGCCGGGCACTTCCTCTTCACCGTCACCGACGTGGCCGTCGTCCTGCGCAAGCACGAGTAG
- a CDS encoding malectin domain-containing carbohydrate-binding protein, with product MSKLATLLLTSTAAAAVAGAVVVPVSAQAADSTLRFGTAKTPFVDRTGNTWSADSGFIGGYQVTADRFVDIRGTDNDALYQSERWGMSGWRTPVGNGTYEVTLKLAETFFTYRNARVFSVTAEGRQVVKDLDIYATAGPNTRLDKTFTVSVADGSLDLGFSATRNNAKVDAIQVRKVDGGSLVTPTPRPTNSTPVVTAPPTTTPPTTPPPVTTPPVTTPPATTAPQPGTPNASGHAWKSGSSGVGAADGRFAAWRGSKLDVVASWAGNADNSANFYTLWNGAEYGSWNGSMDMAVGGIDAGETWAQAASGRYDARWRQSLTKLKSLWGDRQGTMYIRFAHEMNGYWFTWSVNKANHQDFMTSWKRYRALQREIFPEAKLVFSVNKETNGAGMDWRQFFPGKQHVDVLSVDYYNNWPYAATLDQFRQQSWEKDGYGAPKGINAHLEFARSQGLPLSVSEWSGNADDGDSPAFIQGMHEFFKANAGNGAGQLAYEVQFNVDIDNRRWLLGDGTRMSNSSAVYRDLF from the coding sequence ATGAGCAAGCTTGCCACCCTTCTCCTGACCAGCACCGCCGCCGCCGCCGTCGCCGGGGCGGTCGTCGTCCCGGTCTCCGCCCAGGCCGCCGACAGCACCCTGCGGTTCGGCACCGCCAAGACCCCCTTCGTCGACCGCACGGGCAACACCTGGTCCGCCGACTCCGGCTTCATCGGCGGCTACCAGGTCACCGCCGACCGGTTCGTCGACATCCGCGGCACCGACAACGACGCCCTGTACCAGTCCGAGCGCTGGGGCATGTCCGGCTGGCGCACCCCGGTGGGCAACGGGACCTACGAGGTCACGCTGAAGCTGGCGGAGACGTTCTTCACCTACCGCAACGCGCGGGTCTTCTCGGTCACCGCCGAGGGCCGGCAGGTCGTCAAGGACCTCGACATCTACGCCACCGCGGGCCCCAACACCCGTCTGGACAAGACGTTCACCGTCTCCGTCGCCGACGGCTCCCTCGACCTCGGCTTCTCCGCCACCCGCAACAACGCCAAGGTCGACGCGATCCAGGTGAGGAAGGTCGACGGCGGATCCCTCGTGACCCCCACCCCGCGCCCGACGAACTCGACGCCCGTCGTGACCGCCCCGCCGACCACGACCCCGCCGACCACGCCCCCGCCGGTGACGACCCCGCCGGTGACGACCCCGCCGGCCACCACCGCGCCGCAGCCGGGCACCCCCAACGCCTCCGGCCACGCGTGGAAGTCCGGTTCCTCCGGCGTCGGGGCGGCCGACGGGCGCTTCGCAGCCTGGCGCGGCAGCAAGCTCGACGTCGTCGCCAGCTGGGCCGGCAACGCGGACAACTCCGCCAACTTCTACACGCTGTGGAACGGCGCCGAGTACGGCAGCTGGAACGGCTCGATGGACATGGCCGTCGGCGGCATCGACGCCGGCGAGACCTGGGCCCAGGCCGCCAGCGGCCGCTACGACGCGCGCTGGCGCCAGTCGCTGACCAAGCTGAAGTCCCTCTGGGGCGACCGCCAGGGCACCATGTACATCCGCTTCGCGCACGAGATGAACGGCTACTGGTTCACCTGGAGCGTGAACAAGGCCAACCACCAGGACTTCATGACGTCCTGGAAGCGCTACCGCGCCCTGCAGCGGGAGATCTTCCCCGAGGCCAAGCTCGTCTTCTCCGTGAACAAGGAGACCAACGGGGCGGGCATGGACTGGCGGCAGTTCTTCCCCGGCAAGCAGCACGTCGACGTCCTCTCCGTCGACTACTACAACAACTGGCCGTACGCGGCGACGCTGGACCAGTTCCGGCAGCAGTCCTGGGAGAAGGACGGCTACGGGGCGCCCAAGGGCATCAACGCCCACCTGGAGTTCGCCCGCAGCCAGGGCCTGCCGCTGTCGGTCTCGGAGTGGTCGGGCAACGCCGACGACGGCGACTCGCCCGCCTTCATCCAGGGCATGCACGAGTTCTTCAAGGCCAACGCCGGGAACGGCGCGGGTCAGCTGGCCTACGAGGTCCAGTTCAACGTCGACATCGACAACCGCCGCTGGCTGCTGGGCGACGGCACCCGCATGTCGAACTCCTCGGCGGTGTACCGGGACCTCTTCTGA
- a CDS encoding glycosyltransferase family 2 protein — translation MDLRGTTGGAQDGAAAAAGGAVPIGDVELVLVSYRSGHQIRALLENLPDELPVVVVDNASDVDGLSQLPAQRPNTRYVDSGGGKGFARAANAGARTSTREFLVFGNPDSRPQLAQLLALVGDVAADPGLAASAATMAGVDGRVELGVGGWEPTAVRALVHAAGLHKVFPRAGLYAKPAPGEALEVDWTTGACMAVRRSTFVDLGCFDEDFYVYNEDMAFGRSARTAGLREKLRTDVIVPHAAGGSGAPSLEMLRLRGAAMRRYLARHHGAVAVHGISGVLAAGYAVRTVQCRALRRTDRAAQHWAYVKGVTTGRATVAGRVVMERIR, via the coding sequence GTGGATCTGAGGGGCACCACCGGTGGTGCGCAGGACGGGGCGGCCGCCGCCGCGGGGGGCGCGGTGCCGATCGGCGACGTGGAGCTGGTGCTGGTCAGCTACCGCAGCGGGCACCAGATCCGCGCCCTGCTGGAGAACCTGCCCGACGAGCTGCCCGTCGTGGTGGTCGACAACGCCTCCGACGTGGACGGGCTGTCGCAGCTGCCGGCGCAGCGCCCGAACACCCGCTACGTCGACTCCGGGGGCGGCAAGGGCTTCGCCCGGGCCGCGAACGCGGGCGCGCGCACCTCGACCCGCGAGTTCCTGGTCTTCGGCAACCCCGACTCCCGTCCGCAGCTGGCGCAGCTGCTCGCCCTGGTGGGCGACGTTGCCGCCGACCCCGGGCTGGCGGCCTCCGCCGCGACGATGGCCGGCGTCGACGGCCGGGTCGAGCTCGGCGTCGGCGGGTGGGAACCGACCGCGGTGCGCGCCCTCGTGCACGCCGCCGGCCTGCACAAGGTGTTCCCCCGCGCCGGGCTGTACGCCAAGCCGGCCCCCGGCGAGGCGCTCGAGGTCGACTGGACGACGGGCGCCTGCATGGCGGTGCGCCGCAGCACCTTCGTCGACCTGGGCTGCTTCGACGAGGACTTCTACGTCTACAACGAGGACATGGCCTTCGGCCGCAGCGCCCGCACCGCGGGACTGCGCGAGAAGCTGCGCACCGACGTCATCGTCCCGCACGCCGCCGGCGGCTCCGGCGCCCCGTCGCTGGAGATGCTGCGCCTGCGCGGGGCGGCCATGCGCCGCTACCTCGCCCGCCACCACGGCGCCGTCGCCGTCCACGGCATCAGCGGCGTCCTCGCCGCCGGGTACGCCGTGCGCACGGTGCAGTGCAGGGCGTTGCGCCGCACCGACCGCGCCGCCCAGCACTGGGCCTACGTCAAGGGCGTGACCACCGGGCGCGCCACCGTCGCCGGGCGGGTCGTGATGGAGCGGATCCGGTAG
- a CDS encoding glycosyltransferase, protein MTPRTAWVIAKQLPASTDSGGRQRIRAVIDAYAQVFDEVRVVGFDTWPGWREVLPGHVRVHEVAAPRPTPAAVLRASLFAGKWFSAQIHDLLAAGVRSSDVVHVDFPQMAVNVPRDVRIDVLDLHNVESDLVARRLRTEKPLAARVLAPEVARFRRFELATARRARHVTACSRRDQEVLRAAGVGSTFVPNGVSAVSHVPTPPPGRRTALFVGAVDYGPNRAALRWFLDEVWPRVLTRVPDATFLAVGRGLSGAHPRPTGEPDGVEFHSDVAAVDPFYARADVCVVPLLSGGGTKIKLVEALSRGRAVVTTSLGLEGLEEHRSVLRVADGADAFAAALAELFEDPRGAAALGAAAADVARSFSWESAMTPLRDMLSAIRGGNGAEVGH, encoded by the coding sequence GTGACCCCGCGCACGGCCTGGGTGATCGCCAAGCAGCTGCCGGCCAGCACGGACTCCGGCGGGCGCCAGCGCATCCGGGCCGTCATCGACGCGTACGCGCAGGTGTTCGACGAGGTCCGCGTCGTGGGCTTCGACACCTGGCCCGGGTGGCGGGAGGTCCTGCCGGGCCACGTGCGGGTGCACGAGGTGGCGGCCCCGCGGCCCACGCCCGCGGCGGTCCTGAGGGCGTCGCTGTTCGCCGGGAAGTGGTTCTCCGCGCAGATCCACGACCTGCTCGCCGCCGGCGTCCGCAGCTCCGACGTCGTCCACGTCGACTTCCCGCAGATGGCGGTCAACGTGCCGCGCGACGTCCGCATCGACGTCCTGGACCTGCACAACGTCGAGTCCGACCTCGTCGCCCGGCGGCTGCGCACCGAGAAGCCGCTGGCGGCCCGGGTGCTGGCTCCCGAGGTCGCCCGCTTCCGGCGCTTCGAGCTCGCCACCGCCCGCCGGGCCCGGCACGTGACGGCCTGCAGCCGCCGCGACCAGGAGGTCCTCCGGGCCGCCGGGGTGGGGAGCACCTTCGTGCCCAACGGGGTGAGCGCGGTCTCGCACGTGCCCACGCCGCCGCCGGGGCGCCGGACGGCGCTCTTCGTCGGCGCCGTCGACTACGGTCCCAACCGGGCCGCGCTGCGCTGGTTCCTCGACGAGGTGTGGCCGCGGGTGCTCACCCGCGTCCCGGACGCGACCTTCCTGGCCGTGGGGCGCGGGCTGTCGGGCGCGCACCCGCGTCCCACGGGCGAGCCGGACGGGGTGGAGTTCCACTCCGACGTCGCCGCGGTGGACCCCTTCTACGCCCGGGCCGACGTGTGCGTGGTCCCGCTGCTGTCCGGCGGGGGCACCAAGATCAAGCTCGTCGAGGCGCTGTCGCGCGGACGGGCGGTCGTGACGACCAGCCTGGGGCTGGAGGGGCTGGAGGAGCACCGCTCGGTGCTGCGCGTGGCCGACGGGGCCGACGCCTTCGCCGCGGCCCTCGCCGAGCTGTTCGAGGACCCGCGGGGGGCGGCGGCGCTCGGGGCGGCCGCGGCCGACGTGGCCCGGTCGTTCTCCTGGGAATCCGCGATGACTCCGCTGCGTGACATGTTGTCCGCGATTCGTGGTGGTAATGGCGCAGAAGTGGGTCATTAG